One genomic region from Pseudomonas sp. R5-89-07 encodes:
- a CDS encoding acetyl-CoA carboxylase carboxyltransferase subunit alpha yields MNPNFLDFEQPIADLQAKIEELRLVGNDNSLNIGDEIARLQDKSSTLTEDIFGKLTSWQIARLARHPRRPYTLDYIQHIFTEFDELHGDRHFSDDAAIVGGIARLDDQPVMVIGHQKGREVREKVRRNFGMPRPEGYRKACRLMEMAERFKMPILTFIDTPGAYPGIDAEERNQSEAIAWNLRVMARLKTPIIATVIGEGGSGGALAIGVCDQLNMLQYSTYAVISPEGCASILWKTAEKAPDAAEAMGITADRLKGLGIVDKVIAEPLGGAHRDPAAAAATIRAELGSQLAMLKKLDNEALLARRYERLMSYGL; encoded by the coding sequence ATGAACCCGAATTTTCTTGATTTCGAACAGCCGATCGCTGACCTGCAAGCCAAGATCGAAGAGCTGCGCCTGGTCGGCAATGACAATTCGCTGAATATCGGCGATGAAATCGCTCGCCTGCAAGACAAGAGCAGCACGCTCACCGAAGACATCTTCGGCAAGCTGACCAGCTGGCAGATCGCGCGCCTGGCTCGCCACCCGCGCCGTCCGTACACACTGGACTATATTCAGCACATCTTCACTGAGTTCGACGAGTTGCATGGCGACCGCCACTTCTCCGACGACGCGGCCATCGTGGGCGGTATCGCTCGGTTGGACGACCAGCCGGTGATGGTGATCGGCCATCAAAAAGGCCGTGAAGTGCGCGAAAAAGTGCGTCGCAACTTCGGTATGCCGCGCCCGGAAGGCTACCGCAAGGCGTGCCGCCTGATGGAAATGGCCGAACGCTTCAAGATGCCAATCCTGACCTTCATCGACACCCCAGGTGCCTACCCGGGTATCGATGCCGAAGAGCGCAACCAGAGCGAAGCGATTGCCTGGAACCTGCGCGTCATGGCACGCCTCAAGACCCCAATCATTGCCACCGTGATCGGTGAAGGTGGTTCCGGCGGCGCACTGGCCATTGGCGTCTGCGACCAGTTGAACATGCTGCAATACTCGACCTACGCTGTCATCTCGCCGGAAGGTTGCGCTTCGATCCTGTGGAAAACCGCTGAGAAAGCGCCGGACGCTGCTGAAGCCATGGGCATCACCGCTGATCGCCTCAAAGGCCTGGGTATCGTTGACAAAGTCATCGCCGAGCCACTGGGCGGCGCTCACCGCGACCCGGCTGCTGCGGCCGCGACTATCCGCGCCGAGCTGGGCTCGCAACTGGCGATGCTCAAGAAGCTGGATAACGAAGCACTGCTGGCCCGTCGTTATGAGCGCTTGATGAGCTACGGCCTCTAA
- the tilS gene encoding tRNA lysidine(34) synthetase TilS has protein sequence MKPLLSAKVLNSLAAWRNAPAWHVAFSGGLDSTVLLHLLAALANTPPLRAVHVHHGLQTAADTWPGHCQRVCDGLNVPLRVMRVQVQPGASVEQAARAARYQAFAEATGAGEVLLTGQHRDDQAETLLFRLLRGAGVRGLAAMPEHRALAQGHLVRPLLDVTRVELEAYAREHHLKWIEDPSNADPRFSRNYLRHRVFPVLAQRWPQVVSSLARTAEHLGEAQGLLDELAAMDLQCADQPSRFPWLPLHSLALAPLRELSEARQRNALRHWLAPLTRLPDSNHWAGWYSLRDAKGDAHPLWRLADGELHRSGERIWWLPSLWSEFSDASVNWPDPQKPLELPGNGQLKFIGQAPEGPLQVRYRQGGEIVEVPGRGRRDLKRLLNERGLPGFVRGRLPLLYRGEQLLAVPTLAGLWASSPDDWQLHWMPQTCDQGLS, from the coding sequence ATGAAGCCACTTTTATCCGCCAAGGTCCTGAACAGTCTGGCCGCCTGGCGCAACGCCCCGGCATGGCACGTCGCTTTTTCGGGTGGGCTCGATTCCACCGTCCTGCTGCATCTCTTGGCCGCTCTGGCAAACACTCCACCTCTGCGCGCTGTACATGTTCACCATGGCCTGCAAACTGCCGCTGACACCTGGCCCGGTCATTGTCAGCGTGTGTGTGACGGCTTAAACGTGCCCTTGCGGGTGATGCGCGTGCAGGTGCAGCCCGGCGCCAGCGTAGAACAGGCCGCGCGTGCTGCTCGTTATCAGGCCTTTGCCGAGGCGACCGGGGCAGGGGAGGTGCTGCTCACCGGTCAACATCGCGACGATCAGGCCGAAACCCTGTTGTTCCGCCTGTTGCGCGGCGCCGGGGTGCGTGGGCTTGCGGCGATGCCCGAGCATCGCGCTTTGGCGCAGGGGCATCTGGTGCGGCCGCTGCTGGATGTCACCCGTGTCGAGCTGGAAGCCTATGCCCGGGAACATCATCTAAAGTGGATTGAAGATCCTTCAAATGCTGATCCACGTTTCTCCCGCAATTACTTGCGGCACCGTGTCTTCCCCGTTTTGGCGCAGCGCTGGCCTCAAGTGGTGTCCAGCCTGGCCCGTACGGCTGAGCACCTGGGCGAAGCCCAGGGCTTGCTCGATGAGCTGGCGGCCATGGACCTGCAATGTGCCGATCAACCCTCGCGGTTTCCCTGGTTGCCCCTGCACTCCCTGGCCCTTGCACCGTTGCGCGAACTTTCCGAGGCGCGCCAGCGCAATGCGCTGCGCCATTGGCTGGCACCACTGACCCGCCTACCCGACAGCAACCACTGGGCCGGCTGGTATTCCCTGCGCGATGCCAAAGGCGATGCACACCCCCTGTGGCGTCTGGCCGACGGCGAGTTGCACCGTAGCGGCGAACGTATCTGGTGGCTGCCCTCCCTGTGGTCGGAATTTTCCGATGCGTCGGTGAACTGGCCAGACCCGCAAAAACCACTGGAGTTACCGGGCAATGGTCAGTTGAAATTCATTGGCCAGGCGCCCGAAGGTCCGCTGCAAGTCCGCTACCGCCAGGGCGGTGAAATCGTCGAAGTGCCAGGTCGCGGCCGACGTGACCTGAAGCGGCTGTTGAATGAGCGGGGGCTGCCGGGGTTTGTGCGTGGCAGATTGCCGCTGCTCTATCGGGGAGAACAATTGCTGGCTGTCCCAACCCTTGCGGGGTTATGGGCCAGCTCACCGGATGACTGGCAATTACATTGGATGCCACAGACCTGCGATCAAGGTTTGAGCTGA
- a CDS encoding CTP synthase has product MTRYIFVTGGVVSSLGKGIASASLAAILEARGLKVTMLKLDPYINVDPGTMSPFQHGEVFVTHDGAETDLDLGHYERFIRTTMTQNNNFTTGRVYEHVLRKERRGDYLGATIQVIPHITDEIKRRIIKGAGDADVAMVEIGGTVGDIESQPFLEAIRQLRFEVGAKRAMLMHLTLVPYIATAGETKTKPTQHSVKELRSIGLQPDVLVCRSDHPIDISSRRKIAQFTNVEERAVIALEDADTIYKIPGILHSQGLDDFVVERFGLQCNGADLSEWEAVVDAKLNPEHEVTIAMVGKYMELLDAYKSLIEAMSHAGISNRTKVNLRYIDSEDIENQGTALLEGVDAILVPGGFGLRGVEGKITAVQYARENKVPYLGICLGMQVAVIEFARNVLGWKDANSTEFDHTSGHPVVGLITEWEDATGAVETRTETSDLGGTMRLGAQDCLLEAGSLVHDCYGKDVIVERHRHRYEVNNNLLPQIKEAGLKISGRSGDGKLVEVVEAPDHPWFVACQFHPEFTSTPRDGHPLFSGFVKAALTQHQKKA; this is encoded by the coding sequence ATGACGCGCTACATATTCGTCACGGGCGGTGTTGTTTCTTCATTGGGGAAAGGCATTGCCTCCGCTTCATTGGCGGCCATCCTGGAGGCGCGGGGGCTTAAAGTCACCATGCTCAAGCTGGACCCGTACATCAACGTCGACCCGGGCACCATGAGCCCGTTCCAGCACGGTGAAGTGTTCGTCACCCATGACGGCGCCGAGACCGACCTGGACCTGGGCCACTACGAGCGGTTCATCCGCACGACTATGACCCAGAACAACAACTTCACCACCGGCCGTGTCTACGAGCACGTGCTGCGCAAGGAGCGCCGTGGTGACTACCTGGGTGCAACCATCCAGGTGATCCCGCACATCACTGACGAAATCAAGCGCCGCATCATCAAGGGTGCAGGCGATGCCGACGTGGCGATGGTCGAGATCGGTGGCACCGTGGGTGACATCGAATCCCAACCGTTCCTCGAAGCCATCCGTCAGTTGCGTTTCGAAGTCGGTGCCAAGCGCGCGATGCTGATGCACCTCACCCTGGTGCCGTACATCGCCACTGCCGGCGAAACCAAGACCAAGCCAACCCAGCACTCGGTCAAGGAACTGCGTTCCATTGGCCTGCAGCCGGACGTGCTGGTCTGCCGCTCCGATCACCCGATCGATATTTCCTCGCGTCGCAAGATCGCGCAGTTCACCAACGTTGAAGAACGTGCGGTGATCGCCCTGGAAGACGCCGACACCATCTACAAGATCCCGGGCATCCTGCACTCCCAGGGCCTGGATGATTTTGTCGTCGAGCGTTTCGGCCTGCAGTGCAATGGCGCGGACCTGTCCGAGTGGGAAGCCGTGGTCGACGCCAAGCTCAACCCTGAGCACGAAGTCACCATCGCCATGGTCGGCAAGTACATGGAACTGCTGGACGCGTACAAGTCGCTGATCGAAGCGATGAGCCACGCAGGTATTAGCAACCGTACCAAGGTCAACCTGCGCTACATCGACTCCGAAGACATCGAGAACCAGGGCACCGCGCTGCTTGAAGGCGTGGACGCAATCCTCGTTCCTGGCGGTTTCGGCCTGCGTGGCGTGGAAGGCAAGATCACTGCGGTGCAATACGCTCGCGAGAACAAGGTGCCGTACCTGGGTATCTGCCTGGGCATGCAAGTGGCCGTCATCGAGTTCGCCCGTAACGTGCTGGGCTGGAAAGACGCCAACTCCACCGAGTTCGATCACACCAGCGGCCACCCGGTCGTAGGCTTGATCACCGAGTGGGAAGACGCCACCGGCGCCGTTGAAACCCGCACTGAAACGTCCGACCTGGGCGGCACCATGCGTCTTGGCGCACAGGATTGCCTGCTGGAAGCCGGTTCCCTGGTACACGACTGCTACGGCAAGGACGTGATCGTCGAGCGTCACCGTCATCGCTACGAAGTGAACAACAACCTGCTGCCGCAGATCAAGGAAGCAGGCCTGAAGATTTCCGGTCGCTCCGGTGATGGCAAGCTGGTTGAAGTGGTCGAGGCACCGGATCATCCATGGTTCGTGGCCTGCCAGTTCCACCCCGAGTTCACCTCGACGCCGCGCGACGGTCACCCGTTGTTCAGCGGTTTCGTCAAAGCTGCACTGACGCAACATCAGAAGAAGGCATAA
- the kdsA gene encoding 3-deoxy-8-phosphooctulonate synthase: MAQKIIRVGDIEIANDKPMVLFGGMNVLESRDMAMQVCEEYVRVTQKLGIPYVFKASFDKANRSSVTSYRGPGLEEGMRIFQDIKQAFGVPIITDVHEPEQAAVVAEVCDIIQLPAFLSRQTDLVVAMAKTGAVINIKKAQFLAPQEMKHILNKCVEAGNDQLILCERGSSFGYNNLVVDMLGFGIMKQFEYPVFFDVTHALQMPGGRSDSAGGRRAQVTDLAKAGISQSLAGLFLEAHPDPDNAKCDGPCALRLDKLEPFLAQLKQLDELVKSFPTVETA; the protein is encoded by the coding sequence ATGGCCCAGAAGATCATTCGCGTAGGCGACATCGAAATTGCCAACGACAAGCCCATGGTGCTGTTCGGCGGCATGAACGTGCTGGAAAGCCGCGACATGGCGATGCAGGTCTGTGAAGAGTACGTGCGGGTTACCCAGAAGCTGGGTATTCCCTATGTATTCAAGGCCAGCTTCGACAAGGCCAACCGTTCGTCCGTGACCTCCTATCGCGGCCCGGGCCTTGAAGAAGGCATGCGGATCTTCCAGGACATCAAGCAAGCCTTCGGCGTGCCGATCATCACCGACGTCCACGAGCCCGAGCAGGCTGCCGTGGTCGCCGAGGTGTGCGACATCATCCAGTTGCCGGCCTTCCTGTCGCGCCAGACCGACCTCGTGGTCGCCATGGCCAAGACCGGCGCGGTGATCAATATCAAGAAAGCCCAGTTCCTCGCGCCCCAGGAAATGAAACATATCCTGAACAAATGCGTGGAAGCGGGTAACGACCAGTTGATCCTGTGCGAGCGTGGTTCGAGCTTCGGCTATAACAACCTCGTGGTGGACATGCTCGGTTTCGGCATCATGAAACAGTTCGAATACCCGGTGTTCTTCGACGTGACCCACGCGCTGCAAATGCCCGGTGGTCGCTCGGACTCCGCCGGTGGGCGTCGTGCCCAGGTTACCGACCTGGCCAAGGCGGGCATCAGCCAGTCCCTGGCCGGTCTGTTCCTGGAAGCCCACCCGGACCCGGACAATGCCAAGTGCGACGGCCCTTGCGCCCTGCGCCTGGACAAGCTGGAGCCGTTCCTGGCCCAGCTCAAGCAGTTGGACGAACTGGTCAAGAGTTTTCCGACGGTAGAGACCGCGTAA
- the eno gene encoding phosphopyruvate hydratase: protein MAKIVDIKGREVLDSRGNPTVEADVLLDNGIIGSACAPSGASTGSREALELRDGDKSRYLGKGVLKAVANINGPIRDLLLGKDPLDQKALDHAMIKLDGTENKGSLGANAILAVSLAAAKAAAQDQDLPLYAHIANLNGTPGVYSMPVPMMNIINGGEHADNNVDIQEFMVQPVGAKTFSEGLRMGTEIFHHLKAVLKARGLSTAVGDEGGFAPNLASNEDALKVISEAVANAGYKLGTDVTLALDCAASEFYEDGKYNLSGEGQVFNSEGFAEYLKGLTQRYPIISIEDGLDESDWDGWKILTDKIGEKIQLVGDDLFVTNTKILKEGIDKKIANSILIKFNQIGTLTETLEAIQMAKAAGYTAVISHRSGETEDSTIADLAVGTSAGQIKTGSLCRSDRVSKYNQLLRIEEQLAGKAKYNGRSEFRG, encoded by the coding sequence ATGGCAAAAATCGTCGACATCAAAGGTCGTGAAGTTCTCGACTCCCGTGGCAACCCCACCGTCGAAGCCGACGTGCTTCTCGATAACGGCATCATCGGCAGCGCCTGCGCGCCGTCCGGTGCTTCCACCGGTTCGCGCGAAGCGCTGGAACTGCGTGATGGCGACAAGAGCCGTTACCTGGGCAAGGGTGTACTCAAGGCCGTAGCCAACATCAACGGCCCGATCCGTGACCTGCTGCTGGGCAAGGACCCGCTGGACCAGAAAGCCCTGGACCACGCGATGATCAAGCTCGACGGCACCGAAAACAAAGGCAGCCTGGGCGCCAACGCCATCCTCGCCGTGTCCCTGGCCGCCGCCAAGGCCGCCGCCCAGGACCAGGACCTGCCGCTGTACGCACACATCGCCAACCTGAACGGCACGCCGGGTGTTTACTCGATGCCGGTGCCGATGATGAACATCATCAACGGTGGCGAGCACGCCGATAACAACGTCGACATCCAGGAGTTCATGGTGCAGCCGGTTGGCGCCAAGACCTTCTCCGAAGGCCTGCGCATGGGCACCGAGATTTTCCATCACCTCAAGGCTGTGCTGAAGGCCCGTGGCCTGAGCACTGCGGTCGGTGACGAAGGTGGTTTCGCGCCGAACCTGGCGTCCAACGAAGATGCACTCAAAGTGATCTCCGAAGCCGTGGCCAACGCTGGCTACAAGCTGGGCACCGACGTGACCCTGGCCCTGGACTGCGCGGCCAGCGAATTCTATGAAGACGGCAAGTACAACCTGTCCGGCGAGGGCCAGGTGTTCAATTCCGAAGGTTTTGCTGAATACCTGAAGGGCCTGACCCAGCGCTACCCGATCATTTCGATCGAAGACGGCCTGGATGAGTCCGACTGGGACGGCTGGAAAATCCTCACCGACAAGATCGGCGAAAAAATCCAGTTGGTGGGCGACGACCTGTTCGTGACCAACACCAAGATCCTGAAAGAAGGCATCGACAAGAAGATCGCCAACTCGATCCTGATCAAGTTCAACCAGATCGGCACCCTGACCGAAACCCTGGAAGCCATCCAGATGGCCAAGGCTGCGGGCTACACTGCCGTGATCTCGCACCGTTCCGGCGAAACCGAAGATTCGACCATTGCCGACCTGGCCGTGGGCACCTCGGCAGGCCAGATCAAGACCGGTTCCCTGTGCCGTTCCGACCGCGTGTCCAAGTACAACCAATTGCTGCGCATCGAAGAACAATTGGCGGGTAAAGCCAAGTACAACGGTCGCAGCGAGTTTCGCGGCTGA
- the ftsB gene encoding cell division protein FtsB, whose amino-acid sequence MRSPNWLFLVLLLLLAGLQYRLWVGNGSFAQVEELTQQIADQHAENERLLERNRVLDAEVLELKKGTETVEERARHELGMVKEGETLYQLAQ is encoded by the coding sequence ATGCGCAGTCCCAATTGGTTGTTTCTCGTCTTGCTCTTGTTGCTGGCTGGCCTGCAGTACCGCCTATGGGTCGGTAACGGCAGCTTTGCGCAGGTGGAAGAGCTGACCCAGCAAATTGCCGACCAGCACGCTGAAAACGAACGCCTGCTGGAGCGCAACCGCGTGCTTGACGCCGAAGTGCTTGAGCTGAAAAAAGGTACGGAGACCGTCGAAGAGCGGGCTCGTCATGAGCTGGGCATGGTCAAGGAGGGCGAAACCCTCTACCAGTTGGCCCAATGA